The Papaver somniferum cultivar HN1 chromosome 3, ASM357369v1, whole genome shotgun sequence genome includes a region encoding these proteins:
- the LOC113356700 gene encoding galactomannan galactosyltransferase 1-like, with protein MLSSSSSPPSDHHHFYSSPTMTKTLNRNKPFSSSSSLVSNLIRFLGGATVAFLVVWTLFSTIDTSKPNFTPRFSNADSKSSVDDDSLDFDLGVHGINLKEEPESENFYDDPNLSYSMEKPIKNWDQKRKDWLNQHPSFASGVNERILLVTGSQMKPCKHPSGDSMLLRFFKNKVDYCRIHGYDIFYNNALFQPKMTGCWAKLPLVRAAMIAHPETEWIWWVDSDAAFTDMEFKIPLERYTNKNFILHGWNKEVFEVHSWVGLNAGIFLIRNCQWSLDFMDAWSNMGPLSPDYDKWGKILKSSLRDKVYDDADDQSSLVYLMLKEKSKWADKIYLEQKYYFEGYFLEVLSRFDNITKEYLEVEQAVSKLRRRHSEKVTEHYADLREPYITKLGNGYQSLRKPFITHFAGCQPCSGLHNASYSDDGCWKGMEKALNFADNQVLRNFGLIRRNLMDPSSLTSMEFDEASG; from the coding sequence AtgctttcttcatcttcatctcctcCTTCAGATCATCATCATTTCTATTCATCACCAACCATGACTAAAACCCTAAATCGCAATAAacccttttcttcttcatcttctcttgttTCTAATCTTATTCGTTTTTTAGGAGGAGCCACAGTTGCGTTTTTAGTTGTTTGGACTCTTTTCTCTACTATAGACAcatcaaaacctaatttcacccCGAGATTTTCCAACGCCGATTCAAAGTCGTCCGTGGATGATGATTCTTTAGATTTTGATCTGGGTGTTCATGGAATTAACCTCAAAGAAGAACCGGAATCGGAGAATTTCTATGATGATCCAAATCTGAGTTACTCAATggaaaaacccatcaaaaattgGGATCAGAAAAGAAAAGATTGGTTGAATCAACACCCTTCATTTGCATCTGGTGTTAATGAACGGATTTTGTTAGTCACTGGATCTCAAATGAAGCCTTGTAAACATCCCAGTGGAGATAGTATGCTGCTTAGATTCTTCAAAAACAAAGTTGATTATTGTAGAATTCATGGGTATGATATTTTCTACAATAATGCTCTGTTTCAGCCAAAGATGACTGGTTGTTGGGCTAAACTACCACTCGTCCGTGCTGCGATGATAGCTCACCCTGAAACGGAGTGGATTTGGTGGGTCGACTCAGATGCTGCATTTACCGACATGGAGTTCAAGATTCCTCTAGAAAGGTACACAAATAAAAACTTTATTTTACATGGATGGAATAAAGAAGTTTTTGAAGTTCATAGTTGGGTTGGTTTAAATGCTGGGATTTTCTTGATTAGAAATTGCCAATGGTCTTTAGATTTTATGGATGCTTGGTCAAATATGGGTCCTTTATCACCTGATTATGATAAATGGGGTAAAATCTTAAAATCAAGTTTGAGGGATAAAGTATATGATGATGCCGATGATCAATCATCACTTGTTTATTTGATGCTAAAAGAGAAATCCAAATGGGCAGACAAGATTTATTTAGAACAAAAGTATTATTTTGAAGGGTATTTTCTTGAAGTACTTAGTAGATTTGATAATATAACGAAAGAGTATTTGGAAGTAGAACAAGCCGTGAGTAAATTAAGAAGAAGACATTCAGAGAAGGTCACTGAGCATTACGCTGACTTGAGAGAACCATATATTACGAAATTAGGAAATGGTTATCAGAGTCTGAGAAAGCCGTTTATTACACATTTTGCTGGTTGTCAACCTTGCAGCGGTTTGCATAATGCATCTTATTCTGACGATGGTTGCTGGAAAGGAATGGAGAAGGCTTTGAATTTTGCTGATAATCAAGTGCTGCGTAATTTCGGATTGATTCGACGTAATCTGATGGATCCTTCTTCATTGACTTCTATGGAGTTTGATGAGGCTTCTGGTTGA